The Pseudomonas sp. TH06 genome contains the following window.
TTACTTGGCCTGGAGAGATGTGTCCACATGGTTATCCACATTCGAGTGCGCAAGAAGTTGCGCACATTGGTGTGAGGGCCAAAATCAGGAATCCAGAGCCCCTCACCCTAACCCTCTCCCGGAGGGAGAGGGGACTGACCGGGGTGTTTGGGGGAGGTTCGCCGACGTGTGAAACCGTGTTGAACTCGGGTTAATGGACGGCTTGTTATTTAACGAGGCGTTTTTCTTTCGATGGGCGATAACCGAAATACGAGCTGTAGCACTTGCTGAAATGGCTTGGCGAAACGAACCCGCAAGCCACCAGCACTTCCACTTGCGACAGCTCGGTGTGTTGCAACAACCGCCGCGCTTCAGTGATGCGCAGCTCCAGGTAATAGCGCTGCGGCGTAGTGCCGAGTTGCTCCTTGAACAAGCGCTCCAACTGACGCCGCGAGCGACCGGCGTAAACCGCCAGTTGTTCCAGCTCCAGCGGTTCCTCCAGATTGGCATCCATCAACTTCACAACTTCACGCAACGGCGCACTGACGCAGATGTTTTCATCCGGTTTGATCCGCCGATAGCGCGACTCCTCGAACGCCAGAATGTCTTCGATCCCCTCGACCAAAGCCTTGCCGTGCAAGCCTTTGATCCAGTCCAGCGCCATGTGGAACGCACCGGACGGGCTCGACGCGGTGAGCCGGTCGCGATCGATCACGTAAGGCTCGCTGCTGACTTGGGTGGACTTGGCGATTTCGGTGAGCGCCGGGCGATGTTCCGGGTGGATCGCGCAGCGATAGCCATCGAGCAATCCGGCGCGGCCGAGGAACCACGCACCGTTCCACAAACCGGCGAGGGACACGCCCCGCTCCGCCGCCGCCCGCAACAAACCGATCAGCTCATCCGTTGCCTTCAGCTCGGTTCGATAACCACCGCACACCACCAGCAAATCCAGTTCCTGAAGCGCTGCCAGATCAATCCGTGCGTCCGGGCGAATGACCAGGCCCAGATCGCTGATCACCTCGGCTTCGCTCAAGCCAAACGTGCGCGATGCAAACAGCTCGGCGCGCAACAGGTTGGCGGTGATGATGGTGTCCAGCGCCTGGGTGAAGGCCGGCAAAGAAAAGTGTTCGAGCAGTAGAAAACCGGTGCGCGTCATGCGGGTGTCAGCCGATTGCTCATTCAGATAGCGGAGGTTTTTCCCCTTCATGCCTCCGCTGAATTGGCGTCGTTCGATCAAGGTCAGGTCCATCGGTCATGTTGTTATCCGCCGATAGTTGGCCCGATCCGCCGCAGAGTCAATCACGCCTGTGGTTGATGACTGGTCACGCAGTGAATTCCGCCGCCACCCGCGGCAATCGCGTCGATGTTGAGCTGGACGATTTCGCGATCCGGATACAGCTTGGCCAGCAGATCAAAGGCGTTTTTGTCCGCCGCTTTGTCGCCGAATTCCGGGGCGATGATTGCGCCGTTGATCACGAAATAATTGATGTAACCGGCGGCGAAGTCCGGATTGTTCTTGTTGAATTTGGTGTTGCGCGGTTTCAGCGGCGGCGACATCGTATGAATCTGCAGCTTGCGGCCATCGGCGTCGGTGGCGTTCTTGAGGATTTCCAGGTGCGCCAGTGTGACCTTGTGATCGTAGGATTCAGGGTCGGTGTCGAGGTTGGCGATCACCACGCCCGGTTTGATGAAGCGTGCGTAGAAATCGACGTGGGCGTCGGTGATGTCTTTGTTCTTGATCCCCGGCAGCCAGATGATTTTGCGCAGACCCAGACGCTCCTTCAATTCTGCCTCGACATCAGCCTTGCTCCAGTCGGGGTTGCGGTTGCTATTGATCCAGCTGCTTTCGGTCATGATTCCGGTGCCATGGCCATCGACTTCGATACCGCCGCCCTCGCCCACCAGTTCGCTGCGCTGATAAGTCGCTTGCGCATCGGCAGACACCAGTGCGGCGATTTTCGCGTCTTTGCTGTGCTGCTGTTTGTTGCCCCAACCGCTGAAGTTGAAATCCACGGCACCCAGCCCGCCCTTGTCGTCGATGACGAAATTGGCGCTGATGTCACGCATCCAGATGTCGTCCAGCGCTGCAGTCACGTAGGTGATGTTGCTGGTGCCGCAAAACTCTTCGGCGAGGCTGCGCTCGTTCTTGCGGCAGAACACCGTGACCGGTTCATAACGAGCGATGGCGCGGGCGATGCGGCCGAGGGCTTCCTGGACGTCTTCGGTGAAGTCTTCCCAGATCGCATCCTGCGCACCGAAGGCGATATAGGCCCGCTCGTGCTTATCGCCCTCGTCGGGCATGAACCAGCGTCCTTGCGCGACTGCCAGCACCTGGCCCGGCAGACCGAGGCCCATGACCGCAGCGCTGACACCGGCAAGTACCGAAGCCTGTTTGATGAATTCGCGACGTGTCGTCATGTGGGTTTTCCTGAGTAACAGTGAAGGCCGGCGATGGCTCGCCGGCCGTGGATCATTGGCCAGTGGCGGTTTTGAATTTGGTCCAGGTGCGCATGCGGGCACGCATGTCGGCCTGGGAAATGTCCTTGCCCGCAATCAATCGAGAATAGGTCGCTTCATCAAGATAGATGTCCGGGTTGTCACGCATCACCGCATCGACACCTGCCCGCGCCTTGGCGCTGGACGTCGGGTAACCGGTGGCATTACTGATCGCGGCCATGTTCTCCGGACGCATGACGAAGTTGATGAACGCGTAGGCGTATTCCGGGTGTTTGGCGTCTACCGGAATGGCCATGGTGTCCATCCATATCGTCGTGCCTTCGCGGGGCACTCGATACTGAAATTTCGTCTGTTTGCCGGCGCTGTCGGAGGTGCGTTGCGCCTGAGTCATGTCGCCGCTGTAGCCGAGGGACAGGCACAGGTTGCCGTTGACCAGATCGGTCACCGGTTGCGACTGGAACTTGCGAATATGCGGCCGCAGTTTCATCAGCAAATCATTTGCCGCCGCCAGATCTGCCGGTTTGGCGCTGCGCGGATCGCGGCCAAGGTAATTGAGCACAACGGCCAATACTTCATCCGGCGAGTCGATTATCGAGATGCCGCAGTTGGCGAACTTCGCGGCCAGCTCCGGTTTGAACAGCATGTCCAGACTGTTGACCGGCGCATCGGCCATGCGCTGTTTGATCTGCTCTTCGTTGTAGGTCAGGCCGATGGTGCCCCAGGTGTAAGGCACCGTGGCTTTTTTTGAGTATTCATAATGGCTGCGCAGCTTCTGCAAACCGGGTTCGATGTCGTCCATCGCCGTGATCTTCGATTGATCCAGCGGCATCAGGCTGCCAGCGCGCATCAAGCGCTCGGCCACCGTGTCGCCGGGGAAAATCAGGTCATACCCGCTGCCGCCGGACAGCATTTTCGCCTCTAACGTTTCGCTGCCATCCAGAACGTCGTAGATCACTTTGATCCCGGTTTCGGCGGTGAAGCGGCTCAAGGTGTCTTCGGCGAAATAATCGGCCCAGTTGTACAGCCGCAGGGTCTTTTCTTCCGCGTGCAACGACGGTATGAAGCAGGTCAATGCCAGGCCAATCGCACCGAGCAAGCGTTTGTGGTGGGTAAGCATAATCAAACCCCTTGAGTGTTCCAGCGTGCATGAAGGTGGCGACCGTCCTGACTCAGCAGCGGCCCATACATTTCCGGACGACGATCGCGGTAGATGCCCCAGCCCAAACGCTCTTCGCGCATGGCTGCCAGATCGAGGCTGTGCAGCAGCACGCCGGTACTGTCGCGGTCAGCTTCGGCGAGCAATTTGCCCTTGTGATCGCTGATGAACGACGAGCCGTAGAAGCTCATTTGCAGGCTCGGGTCGGTGCTCGCGACTTCTCGACCCACTCGATTCGACGCCACCACCGGAAGCAGATTGGCGGCGGCGTGGCCACGCATGGTCATCTGCCAATGGTCGCGTGAATCCAGCGCCGCGCAGCCAGGTTCCGAACCGATCGCGGTGGGATAGAGCAACACTTCAGCGCCCATCAAGGCCAGGCAACGCGCCGTTTCGGGGAACCACTGATCCCAGCAGATACCGACGCCAAGACGCCCGAACGCGGTGTCCCAGACTTTGAAACCGCTGTCGCCGGGGCTGAAATACTCCTTCTCCTGATAACCGATGGCGTTGGGGATGTGTGTCTTGCGATACACACCCGACAGGCGCCCGTCGGCATCGGCCACGGTCAGCGAATTGAAGTAGGCGTTGCCGGCCTTCTCGAACCAGCTCAGCGGCAACACCACGCCCAATTCCCGGGCCAGCGCGGCAAAACGAGCGAGTACACGGCTGTCGCGATACTCCTCGGCCAGCGCCATGTGTTTATGGCTTTGTTCGATGCAGAAGTACGGCGTGGCGAACAGTTCCTGCAACAGGATGACTTGCGCGCCCTTCCCCGCAGCCTCCCGCACCAGACGTTCGGCCTGATCAAGGTTGCCCGGCAAATCCCAGGTGCACGGCATCTGGGTGGTGGCGATGCTCAGTAGTGACATCGATCAACCCTCCACCGGCCAGGCTGGCTGTTGCTGGGTAATGCAGTGCACACCGCCGCCGCCATGGGCCAGATGGTTGATGCGCACCGGCACCACTTCGCGCCCGGGGAATGCCTGCTCCAGCACCTTCGCGGCAACGTTGTCGGCCTCGATGCCGTACGCCGGCATGATGATCGCGCCGTTGGCGATGTAGAAGTTGGTGTACGAAGCGCAGAAGACTTCAGCTTCGCTGTCGACCGCTTCGGAGGCTTCAAACAGTTCGAGCAGCTCGAATTTACGGCCGCGAGCATCAGTCGCCAGTTCCAGTGCGCGACGGTTTTCCCGCGCCACTTCGGCATACACCGAACCCTGATCGTGAGTTGCATCGACCAGCAACACACCGGGCCGGGCAAAGGCACAAACGCCGTCGACGTGACCGTCCGTGACGTCGCCAGTGACGTAATCCGGATCGCCCGGCAGCCAGATGGTTTTCTTCACGCCGAGCAGGCGGCTGAAGATTTCTTCCATTTCGGCTTTGCTCACGCCCGGGTTGCGATTGGGGTTGAGCAGCACCGATTCGGTGGTGATCAACGTGCCCTCGCCATCGACATGAATCGCCCCGCCTTCGTTGCTCAGCGGCGTGCCGAAGCATTCCAGGCCCAAATGGTTGAGCGCACGACGCGCCACGCTTTCATCCAGGTCATGGGCTGACTTGCCGCCCCAGGCATTGAAGCGCCAGCTGACACCGGCCAGCCCTTGTTGCGGATGGCAGACAAAGCTTGGACCGGAGTCACGGAACCAACTGTCGTTGACCGCCAACGGGATCAGCTCGATGTTCGGCCCGCACAACGCTTTGGCGCTGGCAATCGCCGAGGGATCGACGACCATTTTTACCGGTTCGAAGCGGGCGATGGCATTGGCCACTCCGGCGAAATCCTTCTGTACCAGCGGCAAGGTCACGCGCCAACCGGACTGCCACAGTGCCTCATTATGCGGCCAGACCATCCACGTCGCCGCGTGCGTCACCCATTCCGCCGGCATCATCCAACCGCTGTTTTTGTTTTCGTTGTGCTGCATGATAAGCCTCGTCAGTTAAGCTGTTGTGTTCACGGAGCCCATGCTACGGACGCGCAAACAGGCAAACAAACGATGGATTTAGCGCACAACTGATTAGAGGAACTTATCGATCATGCTCAAACACTGGCCCCCTCTCAGCTCGCTGCGCGGCTTTGAAGCCGCCGCCCGGCTCGGCAGTTTTCACAAGGCCGCCGATGAGTTGCACCTCACGCAGTCGGCGATCAGTCAGCAGATCCGCAGCCTTGAGGCGTATCTGGAACAACCGCTGTTTTTCCGCAACGGTCGCAGCGTGGCACTTACCGATGCCGGCAACGATTTGCTCAGCACCACGCAAGCGATGCTGCAGCAATTGGCGGTCGGGATTCGTCGTCTCGGGCAGTATCAGAAACCCAATCAACTGGTGCTCAACACCACTCCGGCGTTTGCCAGGCATTGGTTGTTGCCGCGACTGGGGGAGTTTCGCCGGGAGCATCCGCAGGTGGATCTGTGGATTTTCAGCACTGACGAAGTGCCGGACATGACCAGCCAGACGATCGACCTGGCGGTACGCGATGACATCAGTTCACAGGCCGAATGCAGCTTCAAGGTGCTGTACGCCGATCGCCTCTATCCTGCTTGTCATCCGAGCGTCCTGGCACTGCCTGACGGGCAACGCACCACCTTGCATGGCGAGCGGGAAATGGACTGGAGCCATTGGGCGGTAGAAGCCGGAATCGATGTGGGCCAGCAGGATCAGGGCCTGAATTTTTCCGATCCGGGCTTGTTGCTCGATGCCGCTTGCTCCGGGCTCGGCATCGCGCTGGTGAGTCAGTTACTCAGCCGTCAGGCGCGGGCTGACGGCGTGTTGCTGCCGTTGGTCGAGGACACTATTCGCGGTCCGAACTGGGCGCTGCTGACCCATCGCGACAGTGAAAATGATCCGTTGGCCCAGCGTTTTACCGCTTGGCTTTCGGATCATCTGCAGTCAGCCTGACGGGCGTTTAAACGACTGAAAAAACACCGGCGCCGACTCTTCCTTCCAGGCGTCCAAAAAGCACGTAGTGCTGATAGCCACTGGAGAAAGCGCCGTTGCGAACAGCCTGCCGGACGTCGTCGTTCAACTGAAGGTATTGATCTTCATCGAAGTTTTCGGCACTGACTTCACCGGCCCGGCCGAGTTGTTTGCTATCAATCGGCAACCCCGCAATGCTGCGCTGCTGGAAATCGATCATGCGATTGATTGCATGGCTTTCAAGCGCGCCCTTGCCGGGATACATCGCGTAGATGTGCATCCCCTTCTTGACGCACCGGTTGCACATGTCGGTGCAGTTTTTCTGGGTATTTTTACGCTGCATCAACTCATCGACAGCGATGTCGAGATACTTGCCGACCTGGTATTCGCTTTGATTGAAGATCGTGCAACACAGCACCGTATTGCCGTTGCAGTCGATCACCAGCCAGTTATCTTTGAGCGTGCACGCTTGCTTGTGGAAGTGCTGCACAATATTGACCAGATCATCGTAAGGCGGCAGTGCCAGCCTTTTCAGGGTTTCGTGGTCGGTTTCGGTCACAGAAGGATCGTGTTCGACAATGGCCAGCACTTTCTCCAGCGGCATCATCACGGAATAACCCGTAGTGAATGCGAAGCCGAGACGCTCACTGAACTCGCGCATCAGCGTTTCTTCTTCCAGGTTGTCCAGATAACGATGGTAATAAACCTCGACCTGGGTACTCAGACCCTGCCGCTGCACTAGCTCACTCAGGGTGATCATGTTCTGTTTTACAACTTCGATATCGCCCCCAAGATGCCCCTTCGAGTAGGTCTCCTGGTAAAACCCTGACAGCGAGATACGGAAAAACCCTGGCTCGGCCAACAAAGCTTTTTCCATATTCTTGGCGAGGTTCAGATTAGTGCTGACGCCACTGTTCATGCCCGCAGCATTGATGATCTCGATGAACTCGCCGACCTTTGGATGCACCAGAGGCTCAGTCCAGTTGTAGAGAAAGATGGAGCGAACGCCTTCACGTTTGGCCTTCTCGACGATCGCCCGGAACATGTCGAGCTGCATGGATTTCTTGAAATTGAGGTTCTCCGAATTTCCCATCGGGCAAGAGGGGCAGCTCAGATTGCAGGCGCCGACGATATCGATGTACATATTCATGAGTGAAATTCCTTGAACCCAGAGCTTTTCTGGTCAACGCCTCAGCGTCTGCGGACGCCAGCAGTGTTAGTTATTTGACGGCTTCGGAGCGAGCAAGCAAAAAGTACACCAGTCACTTTTTACGCCATTAGCTTCACCACCCAATCGATAAACACTCGCAACTTCAAGCTCACATGCCGGTTTGGCGGATACGCCACATAAAGTGGCATCGGCGCCAACTGCCAATCTTCGAACAGCGGCACTAACTCACCGCGCGCTACATGGGCGTCGGACATATACGTGGGTAGCCAAAGCACACCCATTCCCGCCAGGCCTGCCGCGAGATAGGCATTGCCGTCATCCACCGCCAGTACGTGGCGCCCTTTGATCTGCAGGTTTTCACTGGCGTCATGCAAGGCATAAGGCACGGGTTTGCCAGTGCGCGCCCACAAGAACCCAACGACCCGATGATGTGAATCTTCCAACTCTTTTGGGTGTGCCGGAGTGCCGGCACGCGCCAGATAGTCGGGCGCGGCGAACACGCCCAGCGGCAGATCCGCGACTTTGCGGGCCATCAGTGACTGGTCCAGCAACTCGCCGCCACGCACCACGCAATCAACGTTCTCATCGATGATGTCGACGATGCGATCGCTGACGCCCATGTCGATCTGAATCTCTGGATAGCGCGCATGAAATTCAGGCAATGCCGGCATCAGAATCAACCGCGCAAACGGACTCGGCACATCGACGCGCAACCGTCCGCTGGGGATCGCCGCTACGCCGGGCAGGCTGGTTTCGGCATCATCCATGTCAGCCAGCAGTTTGATCACGCGCTCGTAATACGCCGCACCGTCGGCGGTGACGTTGACCTTGCGCGTGGTGCGGTTGAGCAACTTGACCCGTAATCGCGCTTCCAGTTGCTGGACGAGGTGGGTCACGGTGGTCTTGCTCATGTGCAGGGTGTCGGCGGCTTTGGTGAAACTGCCCGCCTCGACCACCCGCGCAAAAGCCTGCATTGCATCGAAACGATCCACTTATCAATCTCCGATTGTTTGGATTTAACAAACAGTGAACACCAAGGTTGCGCGTTTATCCGCTCAACGCAAGCCCCTAAAGTCAGGCCATCAACTCACTGATGGAGACCCCCATGACTCAGCGCGATGTCGTTTTTCCAGCTGGCCGCCAAGCACTTTACGAGCGCAACCGCTACTCCCCAGCCGTACGCTCGAATGGCTTTCTGTTTGTCTCGGGCCAAGTTGGCAGCACCGAGGACGGTACGCCGGAAGCGGATCTGGAAACTCAGGTACGGCGTGCCTTCCAGAATCTCAATGCGATCCTTAACTCTGCCGGAAGCAGCTTCGACGATGTGGTCGACGTGACAATATTCA
Protein-coding sequences here:
- a CDS encoding extracellular solute-binding protein, coding for MLTHHKRLLGAIGLALTCFIPSLHAEEKTLRLYNWADYFAEDTLSRFTAETGIKVIYDVLDGSETLEAKMLSGGSGYDLIFPGDTVAERLMRAGSLMPLDQSKITAMDDIEPGLQKLRSHYEYSKKATVPYTWGTIGLTYNEEQIKQRMADAPVNSLDMLFKPELAAKFANCGISIIDSPDEVLAVVLNYLGRDPRSAKPADLAAANDLLMKLRPHIRKFQSQPVTDLVNGNLCLSLGYSGDMTQAQRTSDSAGKQTKFQYRVPREGTTIWMDTMAIPVDAKHPEYAYAFINFVMRPENMAAISNATGYPTSSAKARAGVDAVMRDNPDIYLDEATYSRLIAGKDISQADMRARMRTWTKFKTATGQ
- a CDS encoding LysR substrate-binding domain-containing protein, whose protein sequence is MLKHWPPLSSLRGFEAAARLGSFHKAADELHLTQSAISQQIRSLEAYLEQPLFFRNGRSVALTDAGNDLLSTTQAMLQQLAVGIRRLGQYQKPNQLVLNTTPAFARHWLLPRLGEFRREHPQVDLWIFSTDEVPDMTSQTIDLAVRDDISSQAECSFKVLYADRLYPACHPSVLALPDGQRTTLHGEREMDWSHWAVEAGIDVGQQDQGLNFSDPGLLLDAACSGLGIALVSQLLSRQARADGVLLPLVEDTIRGPNWALLTHRDSENDPLAQRFTAWLSDHLQSA
- a CDS encoding LysR family transcriptional regulator, translating into MDRFDAMQAFARVVEAGSFTKAADTLHMSKTTVTHLVQQLEARLRVKLLNRTTRKVNVTADGAAYYERVIKLLADMDDAETSLPGVAAIPSGRLRVDVPSPFARLILMPALPEFHARYPEIQIDMGVSDRIVDIIDENVDCVVRGGELLDQSLMARKVADLPLGVFAAPDYLARAGTPAHPKELEDSHHRVVGFLWARTGKPVPYALHDASENLQIKGRHVLAVDDGNAYLAAGLAGMGVLWLPTYMSDAHVARGELVPLFEDWQLAPMPLYVAYPPNRHVSLKLRVFIDWVVKLMA
- a CDS encoding RidA family protein → MTQRDVVFPAGRQALYERNRYSPAVRSNGFLFVSGQVGSTEDGTPEADLETQVRRAFQNLNAILNSAGSSFDDVVDVTIFIVDPQSKFETIWNLVLSEFWGDAPHPTVTAVGVTWLYGFDFEIKVIARCPETH
- a CDS encoding GlxA family transcriptional regulator, coding for MDLTLIERRQFSGGMKGKNLRYLNEQSADTRMTRTGFLLLEHFSLPAFTQALDTIITANLLRAELFASRTFGLSEAEVISDLGLVIRPDARIDLAALQELDLLVVCGGYRTELKATDELIGLLRAAAERGVSLAGLWNGAWFLGRAGLLDGYRCAIHPEHRPALTEIAKSTQVSSEPYVIDRDRLTASSPSGAFHMALDWIKGLHGKALVEGIEDILAFEESRYRRIKPDENICVSAPLREVVKLMDANLEEPLELEQLAVYAGRSRRQLERLFKEQLGTTPQRYYLELRITEARRLLQHTELSQVEVLVACGFVSPSHFSKCYSSYFGYRPSKEKRLVK
- a CDS encoding agmatine deiminase family protein, with product MTTRREFIKQASVLAGVSAAVMGLGLPGQVLAVAQGRWFMPDEGDKHERAYIAFGAQDAIWEDFTEDVQEALGRIARAIARYEPVTVFCRKNERSLAEEFCGTSNITYVTAALDDIWMRDISANFVIDDKGGLGAVDFNFSGWGNKQQHSKDAKIAALVSADAQATYQRSELVGEGGGIEVDGHGTGIMTESSWINSNRNPDWSKADVEAELKERLGLRKIIWLPGIKNKDITDAHVDFYARFIKPGVVIANLDTDPESYDHKVTLAHLEILKNATDADGRKLQIHTMSPPLKPRNTKFNKNNPDFAAGYINYFVINGAIIAPEFGDKAADKNAFDLLAKLYPDREIVQLNIDAIAAGGGGIHCVTSHQPQA
- the aguB gene encoding N-carbamoylputrescine amidase; the protein is MSLLSIATTQMPCTWDLPGNLDQAERLVREAAGKGAQVILLQELFATPYFCIEQSHKHMALAEEYRDSRVLARFAALARELGVVLPLSWFEKAGNAYFNSLTVADADGRLSGVYRKTHIPNAIGYQEKEYFSPGDSGFKVWDTAFGRLGVGICWDQWFPETARCLALMGAEVLLYPTAIGSEPGCAALDSRDHWQMTMRGHAAANLLPVVASNRVGREVASTDPSLQMSFYGSSFISDHKGKLLAEADRDSTGVLLHSLDLAAMREERLGWGIYRDRRPEMYGPLLSQDGRHLHARWNTQGV
- a CDS encoding agmatine deiminase family protein; this translates as MQHNENKNSGWMMPAEWVTHAATWMVWPHNEALWQSGWRVTLPLVQKDFAGVANAIARFEPVKMVVDPSAIASAKALCGPNIELIPLAVNDSWFRDSGPSFVCHPQQGLAGVSWRFNAWGGKSAHDLDESVARRALNHLGLECFGTPLSNEGGAIHVDGEGTLITTESVLLNPNRNPGVSKAEMEEIFSRLLGVKKTIWLPGDPDYVTGDVTDGHVDGVCAFARPGVLLVDATHDQGSVYAEVARENRRALELATDARGRKFELLELFEASEAVDSEAEVFCASYTNFYIANGAIIMPAYGIEADNVAAKVLEQAFPGREVVPVRINHLAHGGGGVHCITQQQPAWPVEG
- a CDS encoding radical SAM protein, giving the protein MNMYIDIVGACNLSCPSCPMGNSENLNFKKSMQLDMFRAIVEKAKREGVRSIFLYNWTEPLVHPKVGEFIEIINAAGMNSGVSTNLNLAKNMEKALLAEPGFFRISLSGFYQETYSKGHLGGDIEVVKQNMITLSELVQRQGLSTQVEVYYHRYLDNLEEETLMREFSERLGFAFTTGYSVMMPLEKVLAIVEHDPSVTETDHETLKRLALPPYDDLVNIVQHFHKQACTLKDNWLVIDCNGNTVLCCTIFNQSEYQVGKYLDIAVDELMQRKNTQKNCTDMCNRCVKKGMHIYAMYPGKGALESHAINRMIDFQQRSIAGLPIDSKQLGRAGEVSAENFDEDQYLQLNDDVRQAVRNGAFSSGYQHYVLFGRLEGRVGAGVFSVV